The sequence below is a genomic window from Harmonia axyridis chromosome 1, icHarAxyr1.1, whole genome shotgun sequence.
ATGGCACTTGCGATTGAGTTTCGTAATTCAATTTAGACTGCTGAAATATACTGGGTGAGTTCCAGAGTCTTAGAGATATTACTGACAATAATCAAAATCATATTGGAACTAGCCTACTTCAAATGGACAAAAGCAAAATCAAATTGGCAGTTGTCAATTTCAAATTGACTCCAAATAAAATGCAATTGGTCAAATCAGTGTAATGAATTTGTAAGTTTCGTAAAAAAAGGATATTTCGCATAGTTTTCCCATGCagcacaaataataataacagtttaTCATTTGAAACTATTATGGAGTTTTAAatcattaattgaaaaataatatcttaCATATTCAATGCAGCAGTAATGAATCTTTGGATATGTCTAATGAATTTCTTGCAATTAGCGAGAGCTATTTTATCGCTCTTTTCACGTTCTTTTTAGCACACAGAACATTTGGAGAATTGCGCCAGTTACCATTtgcattatacagggttagaactatttagaggagcactacagggatatcgaaaatcgTTAGAAAttcagggtggcttaaattacaaaaaagttgcgttatttagggattagtgtgttggtgttaacagatccaaaatatctccaatggttcccgacatatcacgaaaaaactaaaaatcgagattttctttttttctgtataactcatttgtttctgtttCTTCACGAAATTtcgtttgtagccattatccaatatattctattctattggTTTCGTCCGATTTTTTCTGTTGTCCATTGTtccagagacgcgatagtcaatttttttttcttattgatgccatattggttctccttatgaGTTTGTATAGAAGAAAACttagaattcaacaatgtatcacactctacaaaaatatctagtctagctacgcaaattcgaactttcttttttattttttgtttgagtagAGGAAAGTTTCAAGTAGATGGGAGTAGGCATagcctactacttaaacaaaataataaaaaagaaagTTTGCGTAGCTAGGCtcgtgccagaattgtcaaataagttgttatgtgaaaccatcacttaatttttgtaaaaacctttatcctgtttgataagtaacgtaTAAATTACataataattgatgaaatatgtataattgattttatagaaaaacttgaaatattccgtgaaaacaaaaaataataataataatgatatctCTTTAGTCTTTATTTAGTGAAGTACACTAGTTACAacagaaaatagaaataaaattaattcaaatcagTAATATTTCCGTATATGTGTAATTatatgttaaattgaagaatgttttatatgaaattttttgttgcaaataactTGAGGTATGATCTCCCCTTCAAGTTTTGCACTTTTAAAAGTACGCCCCctgtatacaggatgtttccaaattagacgtgaaccttggaaggaggtgttagtatcactcatttgctgtggattgagccatatttattgataaccgaaaatcaacagtttccgagatatttgagtttttgtgtttattaaaaaatttctcatttttcgtcaattttttctacgttgatcaagtttgatttgaattttgaattattttcatcagaaacggTTATAGTGAAGAAAGTATAACAATGCTGTTATTTTTGAtgcttcattttttttaatagatgttgaataagaattagtatgatttcaAAGTTGGcgtattaagaaaaaaatagtaaacttTAAGAAGTTTACTATATAAGTATAAATTTGCCTACAACTATCGAATTCTACAATTCATGTATGATaacattatttaaaaaacttgccaaattcttACTTCATTTCCTAAAAAAGCTCTCGTTAGAATACAGGTACAAGTTTTGTtccagcagattttgatttgaaaggggagagaagcaaagaaaggagagtaatgaattttttaattgcAATTGAACTCCAAATTTCAGTacaaaatgtattcataaattatgtttgcaATGACCACCATAACTTATACCAGTTAatgccctctttcttattttttcagtaattacTTTCcacctgaaatttactctcaatcttctcgctgcttcgtctattctaacggtgtaaGATcaggacttctcgctggccacgctCTCgcttatcactaaatatggctcaaacaaCAGCAAATGAATCATATACTAACACGTACTCCAAGGTTCgcatctaatttggaaacaccctgtatattatcgcTCAATACTAATAAGATTGTACATGATAAGGAATTGAAAAAGCGATACATGAGAATAATAAATCTGATATTTGTACTGCCCTACAAAGATTTCAATAGCTCCCGCACATTGATTTATGTAAGAGATATTGAAATGTTTATCTTTTTCTCATTCGTTGGAATAAATTGCATATAATTTATCAGTGCATGCAGTTTCGGTTAGTCATAAATGTGTGGATTTATGTATTCTCCGCCGAGTGTTTCAAACATTTAGTGAAATGGAGTTAGCAAAAAAATTAAGTGATACCAGAAATCAAGTTTTATTAGCTTTTGAATTAACTGAAGAAGACGTCAATGGATATATGAccgaattgaaaaattggttaAAGACTCAAAAGCATCTACCCTCAGACTTGTTGAAAGGCAAGAGAAAGCTCTTTAGTTTTTTAAAATAGTTTTTGCATAACTTGTTCTCAAAAACActtatgaattaaaaaaaattgaatatgttGATCATCCTCAATTGAAACAAGAcctaattattattaataaatgcACACTTTTTAACTAATTCAATTTCAATCGTATATTGACTTAGCATTATTCTGCAATATGTTGAATGATAGAATTCTTAATTTTGGTTTatcatttttaaaatgaatttttcagatatttcaaaacaaacttttttctgAATCTTTCACATTCATTCATGcgcaataatatacagggtgattcaatgcAATGGCCTATAAGACGTTTATGGAGAATTAATCATAATGTTCTGTTGAATATTGGGGACAATGATAtttctccttaaaatattttcagacctcttcaacttccggttataccggaaacagactagtaatttcttatttcgaatggcacatcctgtatattattgcatcattagatagcttatttgatgagaATTTTAAtaatatgccataactttgGGAATAAACTCAATGGTTCATCAATAAAGTGTTAATTAGGTGCAAATTCACTTACTGAGTTGATATTAGTTACTATTTGTGATGAGCTGTGCGTACGAGCTCAAATACCTAGAAAAAGTAATGGAAACGTcttaattgaaaaagaaatgatTGTTTTTGTCTCGCATTCTAGTTCACATTTTTAAGTTGCGAATGAAGAAATGCGCAACACAAGTGATTTCAAAACGAGGGGTGCCCAGCACACTACAGTCGTTATGTTAGGAATTATTTGAACCACACATATCCTCACCGGTGGTCGGTGGATCGGAAGGAgcggtgaaattttgtggcctccccGTTCACCAGACCTAAATACTCTGGATTTTTTGTTTGGGttgtttgaaaattaaatttattccaATCATATAAGAGATGAAGCTAAACTATGGGACCGCATTCGTATTTCTGTAGCCAAAATAGCTGATACTTTAAAAAGATcaccacattgttcatttttctgATTTCTATACAATAGACTTGTTGATATTGAAGCTTCTGGGCGCATATTATTTAAGGAGTaacttaaatttttcaatagaatttttCGATAAGTTACAGCAGAATGGAAGATTTTGTGGAGAAGGTGagaaaatcagtttttcacagAAATGTTCCATTTTCGATaaacatttgatttttttttctgaatgaggTTATCACCTGTATTTTACCTTTTCGGAATCATCACAGAATAGGCAAATTTTTAACTTAATATTCAGATAAGGTCCAGTGCTTTTTTTTTCACACCCTCTCAGATCGAATCAGATACAAATAAAAACAAGAATATTTCGTGGTTGCGGAACTTTAGAAATTGGACTGGACTGGGAGTTGAACAACTATTCCAAGCAGCGAAAGACAGAAACCAGTTCAGTCAAGTTGTCATGGAGATAGCCCACGCCTGAAGATTGGCACGGCACCGAAATAAGAAGAAaacgtgaattttaaaattttttttccgaattcCTGTTTAATATTAAGTGCTATTTTTCAGTGCATAAATTGAAGCAATCATTCAACAATAGTCACGGAAAAAACTGATTCGAAAAGTATTCAATTGTACCTATCGCATGAGAGAAagtatttaaaatgaaaaaattcaacattttcataagacatcaaatatctcaaaaaccgtGAGACTTTCATATGAACGAATGTTTCACATCAGGTAGAGCATATTCTGATCTACATTTCGTTTTCGTTTGACATGGTCTttttgagacaccctgtatatattggaGAAACTTTTTTAACAATgaccatttgaaattttagaaaagtTAATTTCAGCACCCTAAATAAACGGTTGAATTTAGAGCAGCGATGCAATGAAGACATTTGATCAGCATCACGAGTGTTAAAACTAATAAAAATTCGAGCAAATTCACCGAAaaccaatttcaaatttcacttTGATGCGTTGCGTCGTCTTTTACACATACAACCAATCTTATCTTGAATAgaaacaattttcattgaatttatatttaaaaattattgttataaaTGTATTATTTAAATAAATCAATGCACTGAAACTCTCTTTTCCAGATGATCTTCTCGAAAGATTTCTACTAAAGAAcaaattttctcttgaaaaaaccaaaacaaaaattgaaaattattgtacaatTAGGAGCAAGTATAGGAAATTCCAACAAAATTATGTCGAAATTATTCCTTCGAAGGAGCACGCGTGAGTATCTGTTCAATAATTGAATGTTTATAATGTCgggatattattgaaaatattcaaaggtGGGCTTTGATGGTAACTACGATTATTAACATCGGTATAATCACCACGGTCGGATATTTGAAGCAAGGATTAAAATAATATCAGACAATAAGTCCAAAGTTCGGGAATGTCAATATACTAGTTACGTAGAAAATAAAAAGTCAGTTCTTTTGGTAAATGTGCCATAGATAAAAACTGATGAAAAGCGcgttttcaaaatttctaaaaaaagacaaatgactAATTTGAAGCTATAGGCAAAGCCGTACAATctgttggaaaaaaatatttgtcaaaatcTGGGTTTTTGCGATCCTGAAAAATATACATTTCAATGTCTACGTTGAACATCAGCAACTCTTCTGCCAGAAGCTGGAGCCAGCTACACTGAAACGTATGTTCCTGAAGGGTATAGAGAGGACAGTAAACTTCATAAaatgagttttcaaaaatacataCTGTCATGCCTGTCAGCAAGTCTGGGTTTTTCTTTACTGAAAGTTGATAACCAGACAATGAAACATGAATCCATGTTTGCTCCAGGCAATCTAATAATCAAGGAATCATTTCAGAGTTGCCAAATATTCCATATTTATTCgtaaaaatatttctaatagTGATATAACTTTGTTAGGTaatacaattttttgaatttatataatacaaaataatttcccTATTTACATTATTCCCAAGGGTAATAAGTATGAGTGGGTATACTTATAAGACCCAACATCGGTAACTTAGCAGTAAAACCAAAATAACAAGCTGGTATTACATTATTAATAAATACTATACACATcatcaaaaattcatttattttgacaGTTAGTTGGAGAgcaactgtatatatatatatatatatatatatatatatgagatgtaatttattatgatgtcattgttgtcgatTAATTTATGCGTAGATGAGAGGTTCAGATGATATGTTCCTCCTAAAATTTGTCATAAAAATTAGAGTATTTAGTTTACATATAGCGAGTAGTGCGTTGGAGACCATTCCCGtctcaaatttaaaaatattacataTATCTTTAGCGCAACTAGGGAGGAAAGGCTTTGGGGTTGCAGTCCTCCAAAAATACCAACAATTTGGAAAAAGTTTGTCAATGAAAAGAACATTATGGCTCTAAtggattttcattcattatttataaCCCAGCATCAGAGCCATCGCTAGGCCCATTTtaccgccctaacagaagcttaCTCTATTaattcgttcttccagtaatccagatttccagaaaaagtagataatgccgccctccattaGTTAATGCCCCTCTAGAGTGGGCCCTGCAGTTTCAAgttcctagctcagtttcgattttggaaaaagcttgaaaaatttttttttcggcaaccgtccgggaagtgctcacttcccggacgctttttctctgagaaagtagcatttcccggcctagtccggaaagtacgtacttcccggactaggccggaaaagaatcatagaatccataacaacccagataacggctgacagttcatatgaaattagttgtcaaaaatttgcatgttctttgatcgcaatcgtaataaaatatggaaagcagcagcgatagtgttattttacatggttgccgaaaaaatattgtacgcaacacgcccgaaaatggtttttttggactcacagacttccaggacgagcgtaagcgagtcctggaattttgtctattcgtccaaaaaaaccctattttccggacttgttacgtaaattactattttgttattatccagtaaaataataataaaataatgatgaGGATGAACCATTATATGATTCGAATGCGCCTTcgcccaacactagttaatttgatataaaaatgaagaatattataaaataatagaaCGAATTGGTACTAAATAATAAAACTAcgtatatttcttgagaaggatcagttggaagtgatgatatgaaattgttttcttatattctgcattccattctgaggaatcaacattctgattggagaattgaaaagaaaataatccagaaccccaagtggcaaaaaaattcggcaacgtaaaacgaacgccgacaagcctgatgagtgcatgtgtttttttagcgtcaataacttgTAAACAGCACTATAAGGGGATCATGCCACATCTGGATATGTATGactataatgtataatgcggcacctttgatggtttgtgatgttaattaaatttgtcggtattccttcctgttgttgctgactgaataaaatttcatttggtactttgaatttctccatatgtcatttttgttgatcaagcttgaaatgccgcccttgaattttgccgacctaggcgaccgcctaacCTGCCTACCTCCTAGCGTCGGCCCTGCCCAGCATCATTCATTGCTTCGATCGGCAAATTTTTGGAGGTTGTTTCTAAAAGATAtccataaaattcaaattttattgccactggGTAATAGTTCAGTAGTTGAACACCAtgatacaaagaaatattattattcctttgtATCAAGCATCATGGTTGAACACGTCTTACAAAAATACTTCTTGAAGCCGACATAGAGTCCCTTACCCGGccatttctttttcgatttttttatttgttttgtaTTAGATAAGTATTTATCCATAAAACATGTTCAAAAAATTCTCGCCTCAAATTTGCTGCAAAAAGAGTTGATATTATGACATGTGCCAAATATGGCACAATAAAATTCTACTTATTCAATCAATTTATAAGAAATAGGTTTTATATATTACACTGAAATGAAAGGCATTACATATTTTCGTTTCAAGTGAAAACGTCGAAAACAATTTCGGTCCTTGTTAAGACTAACATTGCATTATTCACAAGAACTTTGCTTTGCTTTCGGGATATTTACATATCTGACAATGTTCGTACCATTCGGGAAAATTTCCTATATTCTCACAATTCTGAAGCAGGTATCTGTGAGAAAGGCAGTGAGAAGTGTGGCTGCAGTGAGAAACTTGGTCGGCCGCGCTTCTTATAGGTATCACATAAGGTCTTGTTAGAATTTCTGCTACGCCAAATTTGAATTAGCAAGTTGTAAATAGCCACTAGATTTTTGGGCTAATAATGTTCGCTTCCAACATATCCAACGATTGCAGCACACCATATTCAGAAAATGGAAACATATTCCCAAGTAAAATTTAACAGATACTTTAGCCTTTATTGCAAACTGTTCCGAATATGGCACAAGTAATAActttcgattaaaaaaaaaaaagaaaggtaTATCTTTACAGGAATCGAAATGAGGAGCGCCTATCgtatgatgaatattttcagtttcacTAAAATCCTATTTATCAAGGTTTTTGAACCACCATAACTTTGTATTATTAATACATAGTAACAGTACGCGTAAGCGTCAAATGGCGGTAAAAAATTATGAACGCCGTGAAGTGATTCTGCCGAATGCGTTTACGCTCTCAAACTAATTAATCTGATGGAAATTATGTTGAAAAGGACATGTTCCAAATTTGGCACAGTACGCGATGACAGGTAAACTCTAGATTGAtgaaatacaaaatacaatGGCTTGATGGCATGTTCCAAATTTGGCACAATACGCGATGACGGGTTAACCCTAGATTGAGattttggagtgaagctacatttgttatttaaaaaatagaTAATAACGAGTCGTGTATTgatgaaatacaaaataaaatggctTGATGGGTGTTCCATCGACTACAACGGGTAAAAGGTGTTCCATTGAAGAAAATTCGGCTCTGATAGGTTGAATCCGGTTTCGAGCGCAAATACGAATCTTTCTTGAGGAAAGGTAATGAAAATTAGAAAAGCGTTTGAGTACATGTATccctcttgaaggtgactatgctgacgaataaagttgaatttttaagaaaaaaggtgTTTTTACTGATAATGCTTGAAACTtgttgagtgaagtgttaaatTATAGTACATCTTTTACGATTTGAAACTTTTCAGATTCCCTATACCAATGTTCGAAGTATGTAATGATTTGCAGAGATTAATAATATGTAGAATTCCTGATGAGGCAAAATTCGACTTTCCTAGAAGTATAAGATCGGTATTACTCATGCTGGAAATAGAAAGTAGGCTGGATTATAGCTGCGGAGACAAGTTCCTTGTAGATTTAGCAGGAAGCACAGCTAAGTTGATAACTAAGATCAACTTTTTACTTTTGAAAGATACCATCAACCTAGCAATTGTAAGTAATTATAATATATCTCTTCCCCAAAATTAGCCGGATTGTTTGATATGATaccattttgtttcattttgtaATATTGATATTAATGGTTAATAGCCAGACATAACGAGGTAAATGTTCCATCTTGATCACTTTCAAATGCACTTTTCATAAGCACTTGTTTTTATAGTTGATTCGCCGTAAGCcttatgtatacagggtggccactttttcaatgggattgtattgataacttttaaaccataagagttagaaggtcggtcaaatggagaaaaagttgcatgcatagaagcattatcaagcagttcaaacaaatcgagattatcaagtccggttttcgagatatcataagaaaagtaaattatgtcattttgatttttctttttttcccacttcatttcaaatatcatcaaaaaatgttacaggaattttttattcgacagtaaattatcctcaatttgacgtaatcagatttcgtatccaacgtttcgtactctctgggccaccctaaacctcatttttttcaatacggacctgcatattttatgacatttttcgaaataacttttaacgctgaattcaacgatatatcatacaatgtcattcaaagtagattttcaggtgattttgaccctcatccaaatttaatggtgtgtatgtaagaaaaaacaagtctattaacgatatcaatgttctgacccaaattcaatcgaacccagaaaaaaaatcgggaactgtggccagtgaatggaatttttcaaaaactactgttaataaaatagtcaagagacgcgaatacaatgattttaaatttgaataccaagccttgcaaaaattatatcgtaatgatctcaaaataaagttcgattctgtaatttgtttcaacggaacaaattacattctcaattttctcgcgaggtatcactattgttgtatttaccatttgtttcaacggaacaaatggtaaatacaacaatagtgatacctcgcaaGAAAATGGAGAATGTTTttgaaggtattcaaggagaccaaacaagcaaatgtataagaagtatgggttccagaaccgtaaagtgcattttacaaaacggtggacatttcgaacattaacttcataaattttcatttactttcgaataatcatttgatttttctttcattaaatgatactttcgtttaattattatgaattgaaatatttaaataattattatcaaagaagaaccaagaaaccagtatactggtttcttgctttgattctaatatgttccatttagttcaagatgggtaagttgattttcttatcgaaatttattgcattttgcatgttgttaattaaactaaatgaaggtaatacagatccgaaccaaagaaaattggataagggtcaaaatcacctgaaaatctactttgaatgacattgtatgatatatcgttgaattcagcgttaaaagttatttcgaaaaatgtcataaaatatgcaggtccgtattgaaaaaaatgaggttgagggtagcCCAGAGAGTaggaaacgttggatacgaaatctgattacgtcaaattgaggataatttactgtcaaataaaaaatttttgtaacattttttgatgatatttgaaatgaagtgggaaaaaagaaaaatcaaaatgacataatttacttttcttatgatatctcgaaaaccggccctaataatctcgatttgtttgaactgcttgataatgcttctatgcatgcaactttttctccattcgaccgaccttctaactcttatggtttaaaagttaccaatacaatcccatttaaaaagtggccaccctgtagaacattttttgatgtatagaacattttttgataaccATTCTCAAAATAAAATGTACACTTTTTTTCAGAAGGCCTATTCAGCTAGGGTTAAAGCTGTGCACTTCATAAACAGtccaaaaataattaaagtttTAATGGCCATTTTGAAAACCATTGTTCCTGGAAAAATATTTAACAGAGTAAGTAAaagtttttttataaattaataATCAAATTAATTCAATGCGGCACTGAACAAGAAAGTTGTTTTTTTTCTCGGCCGATTTTGCGAGGGATAATATAATTACAACACAGTACAATTTccgaaaagaaaaaatatatttttttggaatttgttCATCGTATGTTAATGTGCCTTAGTGGTCAAAGTCATGAACTTTTTTTCTAATCAATTAAAGGAAAAGTCTCTCCGTCTTCTCTTGACTTTATTCAATAAACATTCTGACTGACACTCGTTTCAATCTAGGTTTCAACTCTTCGAAGGCTCGTCACCGATCAGATCGCTCAATCATTTCGTCTAAGATGTCCAAGACATTTTTAGACATGATTTTAGATTTCGGTTGTAaatatataaggtgtgtgaataagtctttcccgttttttttcaaattttgagcccttattgtgaaaaaatggttacaaatgaattattgaaagtattggccatcgctagctacaacttttccccatctttctggcaacatacgaatcccgttgcgaaaaaattcgaccggtttggcctctatccagtcatccacccattttttggcttcctcgtaggaatggaagtgctggtcagccaggccatgcgtcatcgatctgaagagatggtaatcagacggagcaatgtctggactatacggcgggtggggtaggacttcccatttgagcgtttctaagtatgttttcaccggctgtgcaacatgtgggcgagcattgtcatgttgcaaaataactttgtcgtgcctgtcggagtattgtggccgtttttctcgcagtgcgcggttcaaacgcatcaattgtcgtcgaaagacctcgcctgtgatcctttcattcggtttcagaagctcatagtaaaccacacctagctggtcccaccatatacagagcatgagcttggcgccatgaatatttggcatggccgtcgatgatgatgcatggccgggtagtccccatgattttcttcgcttctgattatcgtaacggatccacttttcatcgccagtcacgatacgatgcagaaaaccctttcttttatgtcgctgaagcagctgttcgcaagtgaaaaaacgccgttcgacgtctctcagcttcagttcgtacggcacccaatttccttgctttcggatcattcccatggctttcaaacgcttggaaatggttgttcggtcaactcccaatgcttcagcaagttcttcttgcgtttgacacgaatct
It includes:
- the LOC123671197 gene encoding alpha-tocopherol transfer protein-like isoform X1 translates to MELAKKLSDTRNQVLLAFELTEEDVNGYMTELKNWLKTQKHLPSDLLKDDLLERFLLKNKFSLEKTKTKIENYCTIRSKYRKFQQNYVEIIPSKEHAFPIPMFEVCNDLQRLIICRIPDEAKFDFPRSIRSVLLMLEIESRLDYSCGDKFLVDLAGSTAKLITKINFLLLKDTINLAIKAYSARVKAVHFINSPKIIKVLMAILKTIVPGKIFNRIHIHQNLESLYEYVPKSNLPVEYGGDLKCLKEFLADYDRIFEECQELFEMALHTTSNEKLRTINCTPEGTFRKLQID
- the LOC123671197 gene encoding alpha-tocopherol transfer protein-like isoform X2, which translates into the protein MELAKKLSDTRNQVLLAFELTEEDVNGYMTELKNWLKTQKHLPSDLLKDDLLERFLLKNKFSLEKTKTKIENYCTIRSKYRKFQQNYVEIIPSKEHAFPIPMFEVCNDLQRLIICRIPDEAKFDFPRSIRSVLLMLEIESRLDYSCGDKFLVDLAGSTAKLITKINFLLLKDTINLAIAYSARVKAVHFINSPKIIKVLMAILKTIVPGKIFNRIHIHQNLESLYEYVPKSNLPVEYGGDLKCLKEFLADYDRIFEECQELFEMALHTTSNEKLRTINCTPEGTFRKLQID